One window of Deltaproteobacteria bacterium genomic DNA carries:
- a CDS encoding GNAT family N-acetyltransferase, which translates to MQTRYTDGRVTIRPYQFSDLKEMVAAAQESTREVYPWLEWCKPDYSIEEAETWIRSQREAWSAQREFQFVIIDTDTRRFLGGIGLNDLHPTNRFANLGYWVRTSEAGKGLATAAVRLAARFAFEQTELERLEIVVNPKNLASQRVAEKAGAQKEGILRRRIFMHGMSHDAVLYSLIPTDPSDRSDQSTSSF; encoded by the coding sequence GTGCAGACACGCTACACCGACGGCCGGGTTACCATCCGTCCCTACCAGTTCTCGGATCTCAAAGAGATGGTCGCCGCGGCCCAAGAATCGACCCGCGAAGTCTATCCTTGGCTGGAATGGTGTAAGCCGGATTACTCGATCGAAGAAGCGGAAACCTGGATTCGCAGCCAACGCGAGGCATGGTCAGCGCAGCGCGAATTTCAGTTTGTCATCATCGACACCGACACGCGGCGCTTCCTAGGCGGTATTGGCTTGAATGATCTTCACCCGACCAATCGCTTCGCCAACCTCGGTTACTGGGTGCGCACGAGCGAGGCCGGTAAAGGCTTGGCGACGGCAGCCGTCCGATTGGCCGCTCGCTTCGCCTTTGAGCAGACCGAGCTTGAGCGTTTGGAGATCGTTGTTAACCCAAAAAACCTGGCGAGCCAACGGGTCGCGGAGAAAGCCGGGGCGCAAAAAGAAGGGATTTTGCGGAGACGCATTTTTATGCACGGCATGAGTCACGACGCCGTGCTGTATAGTTTGATTCCGACGGATCCGTCGGATCGGTCCGATCAGTCTACATCTTCTTTCTAA
- a CDS encoding UbiD family decarboxylase, with the protein MKATFRDYISALANHDELLEISRPVDLRDVAALVAQSEKALLFKNVDGYSMPVVSGLLQSRNRIAVGMGVAYEKIADKLRHALDNPIGPKTTQDAPVKEVIRTGKDVDLYDLPVPVFSVMDGGPMITAGVVIAQDPEFGINAGIYRLMLKERNVTGIDIVTPNNMRKFVERALAKKQPLPVSISIGTHPYELVTSTFKANLGVNELSFGGGLRGEPLPLAEGVTVPVPCIADAEIVLEGEIPPEGWVHSEGPFSEFNRLMGGLHMNPRVIIKSIMHRRDAMYYALQMPWENIWMSAPIYEAAAWRVLFEAGVQATAINVTPGGCCHWHIIASIKKVPGDGKNAIMALLSIADIKHVTIVDDDIDVFDPVDVEWAVATRVQADRDVLIVSNARAKPLDPSLPLPIHGRVPTTAKMGIDATIPENIPAERYKRIVYFNQGKIKLSDYVDTAKESARAAKSSETVESLATKIEAALGKAHCFFAELLEMFPDANYKTVATAVSRLYEAGKITQDKDGKFELKS; encoded by the coding sequence ATGAAAGCGACTTTTCGCGACTATATTTCGGCCCTCGCCAACCATGATGAGTTGTTAGAAATCAGTAGGCCGGTCGACTTGCGCGACGTGGCTGCCTTGGTAGCGCAATCCGAGAAAGCTTTGCTGTTCAAGAACGTCGACGGCTACTCCATGCCGGTGGTCTCTGGGCTGCTGCAATCGCGCAATCGGATTGCGGTGGGAATGGGCGTGGCTTACGAAAAAATTGCCGATAAGCTGCGCCATGCTTTAGACAATCCAATTGGGCCGAAGACGACCCAAGACGCGCCAGTAAAAGAAGTCATTCGCACCGGTAAGGACGTCGATCTCTATGATCTGCCGGTGCCAGTGTTTTCGGTGATGGACGGTGGGCCGATGATTACGGCTGGAGTCGTCATCGCGCAGGACCCGGAGTTTGGCATCAACGCTGGTATCTATCGGTTGATGCTCAAAGAGCGCAACGTCACCGGCATCGATATCGTGACGCCGAACAATATGCGCAAATTCGTCGAGCGCGCCCTGGCCAAAAAACAGCCGCTGCCGGTGTCGATCTCGATTGGCACGCACCCTTACGAATTGGTGACATCCACTTTCAAAGCCAACCTCGGCGTGAACGAGCTTAGCTTCGGCGGCGGCCTGCGCGGCGAGCCGCTTCCTTTGGCAGAAGGTGTCACCGTGCCGGTGCCGTGCATCGCGGATGCGGAAATCGTTCTGGAAGGGGAGATACCGCCGGAAGGCTGGGTGCATTCCGAGGGGCCGTTCTCGGAATTCAATCGGCTGATGGGCGGGCTGCACATGAACCCGCGGGTGATCATCAAGTCGATCATGCATCGCAGAGACGCCATGTATTACGCATTGCAGATGCCCTGGGAAAACATCTGGATGTCGGCGCCGATCTACGAGGCTGCGGCTTGGCGCGTGCTGTTCGAAGCGGGCGTGCAGGCGACCGCGATCAACGTGACGCCGGGCGGCTGCTGCCATTGGCACATTATCGCGTCAATCAAAAAGGTCCCGGGCGACGGCAAGAACGCGATCATGGCGCTGTTATCGATCGCCGACATCAAACATGTGACAATCGTCGATGACGACATCGACGTCTTCGACCCCGTCGACGTCGAGTGGGCGGTGGCGACCCGGGTGCAGGCCGACCGCGACGTGCTGATCGTTTCCAACGCGCGCGCCAAGCCGCTCGACCCATCTTTGCCCCTACCGATCCATGGTAGGGTTCCGACTACAGCGAAGATGGGCATTGATGCGACGATTCCGGAGAACATTCCCGCGGAGCGCTACAAGCGCATCGTTTATTTTAATCAAGGCAAGATCAAGCTGAGCGACTACGTTGACACAGCGAAGGAATCGGCGAGGGCCGCGAAATCAAGTGAAACTGTCGAATCGCTCGCGACCAAGATAGAAGCCGCGCTGGGAAAAGCTCACTGCTTTTTCGCCGAGCTGTTAGAGATGTTTCCGGACGCAAACTACAAAACGGTTGCGACAGCGGTCAGTCGGCTTTACGAGGCTGGCAAAATCACCCAAGACAAAGATGGCAAGTTTGAGTTGAAGAGCTAA
- a CDS encoding DUF4926 domain-containing protein, whose product MKTGEVGTVVELLAADVYEVEFCDDLGQTNGELRTARPPKSSSTQSRRTVERCCLALQLKLAIFVLGDFASLVKPTDRCRNRFVVCVRKHL is encoded by the coding sequence ATTAAGACCGGTGAAGTCGGAACCGTCGTGGAACTGCTAGCCGCAGACGTTTACGAAGTGGAATTCTGCGATGACTTAGGCCAAACCAATGGCGAGCTCCGGACTGCGCGGCCACCAAAGTCTTCCTCTACACAATCGCGGCGAACGGTTGAACGTTGTTGCTTAGCTCTTCAACTCAAACTTGCCATCTTTGTCTTGGGTGATTTTGCCAGCCTCGTAAAGCCGACTGACCGCTGTCGCAACCGTTTTGTAGTTTGCGTCCGGAAACATCTCTAA
- a CDS encoding ABC transporter substrate-binding protein, giving the protein MALDARRKTLASRPRRLDPRRQTPYTKCRGVTMKTRTVLIAMGVIVLASASVFAADKLRVVTGGFSPSVPPFVTFAKAQMLKQDLEIEDVMMNSGTLAAQTLASGQVKIIVTTSAVVPQFNLGGGDMVIVAGTINKLPYQIVARGEIKTPALLKGKRVAISRFGSSSEWLVRLALTRMGLDPDKDVTIMQIGGQTERFAAMQSNTVQATLLGPPTSTMAVQKMGMVQLADLTEYDTTYPLQSVITTRAYLKENRPMVKRFLRGLGLAFRQYRENAQEGIAFQVKQFKLPPDMAEAGYRSSAKVMEPELALPNNAALDIALKEIAGRIEKAKTVTVADLRLTDDSVRNELVKEGLFKRN; this is encoded by the coding sequence ATGGCGTTGGACGCTAGACGCAAAACGCTAGCCTCTAGACCCCGAAGGCTAGACCCTAGGCGACAAACGCCGTATACAAAGTGCAGAGGAGTGACGATGAAAACCAGAACCGTTCTGATTGCGATGGGCGTAATCGTGCTTGCCAGCGCGTCGGTGTTTGCCGCCGACAAGCTGCGGGTTGTCACCGGCGGCTTTTCACCGAGCGTGCCGCCGTTTGTTACTTTTGCCAAAGCGCAAATGCTCAAGCAGGACCTCGAGATCGAAGACGTCATGATGAACAGCGGCACGCTGGCGGCGCAAACCTTGGCATCGGGACAAGTAAAAATCATCGTGACGACGAGCGCCGTCGTGCCGCAGTTCAACTTGGGCGGCGGCGATATGGTGATCGTCGCCGGGACTATCAACAAGTTGCCCTATCAGATCGTCGCCCGTGGCGAGATCAAGACACCGGCTCTGTTGAAGGGCAAGCGCGTGGCAATTAGCCGCTTCGGCTCGTCCTCCGAATGGCTCGTGCGTTTGGCGCTGACAAGAATGGGCCTCGACCCCGACAAAGATGTAACGATCATGCAGATCGGCGGGCAAACTGAGCGCTTTGCCGCGATGCAATCCAACACGGTGCAGGCGACACTGCTCGGGCCGCCGACCAGCACCATGGCAGTGCAGAAGATGGGCATGGTGCAGCTCGCCGATTTGACCGAATATGATACCACCTATCCACTGCAATCGGTGATTACCACGCGCGCCTATCTGAAAGAGAATCGCCCGATGGTCAAGCGGTTTCTGCGCGGATTAGGGTTGGCCTTCAGGCAGTATCGTGAGAATGCGCAGGAAGGCATCGCGTTTCAAGTGAAACAGTTCAAGCTGCCGCCCGATATGGCGGAGGCGGGCTACCGCTCGTCGGCCAAGGTCATGGAACCGGAGCTAGCGCTGCCCAACAACGCCGCGCTCGACATCGCGCTCAAGGAAATCGCCGGGCGCATTGAAAAAGCCAAGACCGTCACCGTTGCCGATTTGCGCTTGACTGATGATTCCGTGCGCAATGAGCTGGTGAAGGAAGGGCTATTCAAGAGGAACTAG